TTGCGTGCATTCATCATAGTGGCCTCCTTGAGTTTGATTTTCGATAAGTGAGGTGAAACTTCTTCGGGACGTTTATTGATCGCCTCCTCGGCTTATTGAGAAGGTCTTGCCTCGCAGGGGATGGCTTGACCTCTTTCCCAGCCGGGGCGCTATCGGTAGTGAGAGACCGCACCGTCAAACGAATGAGTGACACCGTACCATCAGCCTCCTCTCGATTGCCCAGGGAGAGAATGCCGATCACAGTGATAGGGCCCGAGATATACCTCAAAGGCGAACCAGGCTTAGCGCTGACGATGTTCACCCGCACTACATCGTAAGGCAGCATTGTCACCCCACCGCAATCAGGGCACAGCTTTAGCGGACGTGCCGCGAGGAAGAAGTGATCAGGACTCATGTGCTCCTGCTGCACCATATAGCCGATCAGTCGCACCGGCTTGCCATCCAAAGCTCTCAGCTTCGGCGAGAACTCCAGCCCCTCGACGGAGACTTTGCTGAAGAACTCGTGAAACTGAATAGTCTCTGGAGGCGTAGGATAAGAGCTTGTCTGAGCCCACGCGCCTCCAAGCAGATTGATGAGCACCGTGACGCAACCAATTATCGGCCATGCGTTGTGACGACTTGAAGTCATACCGTTCTCCCCCCTCGAGTCCCAGAACTACGATCCGTCGCTGTTCTCATCATCGCCTCAATGCGAGCACGCATTATATGCCCTCCATGTGACGCGAAAATTAAAGCATCGTTAAGGGTGTTTAAATTGTGATCGCCTGATCGCTTGAGTCTGAACGAACCAGCCTTTCCCCGAGCGAACCTCAAAGACTCCTATCCGTGAAGTTCGAGCAGATGCTGACAGGGATTATGTGAGGAGCAATCCCTCCGGCAGGGAGATGGACGATCGTGACGGACTCGGCTCGCCCTTGCGCCTGATCGCGCGCCCCGACGAAAAACCGATCAGCAATGGCTGTCAGCGATTGTTGACCACGGCGAATGCGTTTGACTACGCCATCATTCGAATCGGAGCCCTACAGTCAGGGGTCGCGGTGCAGTCTGGAGACAGCTCCGAACTGATGGAGCTAACGGTGGCCGCTCCCCTGCTGATGCTTATCCCAATGCCGAATCGAGATCCTGCATTTTCGTCCTGTTACCGGTACGCCCCATCGTGCTTCCTGTCAGCGGCCGCGCGAATCGGAGATTGGCAGCGCCTCTGCTCTTGAGTGTGGCACCCCGAAAAAGGTCGTGAGCCCATCACCCGGGAGTTGGAGGCGTGAATTCGGTCGGATCCCTTCTTCAGGGACTCGCTTTCCTCTGAGACTCAGACCCGGAGGCCACCGTCTCGACACATCGGATTTGATCTCGGCCGTCAGTCCTCCGCGGACGTGAGCTGCGAGGTCAACAGCCAAGGAGATCGGCCAACTCTGTCAAATCGCGGACCTCGCAGATTGGCATCGGTCCGCCATGACTGACGCGTTCACCTTTACGATTGATCCACACGACCGGGATGCCCAGTCGGGCGGCGGGCATGACGTCGTGGAAGTAACTTTGTGCCGCGTGCAACAACTTCTTTGTTCCCGCACGGGCCATGGCCTCACGAAAGTGTGCGGGCGCGGGCTTATATGATTTAACCTGCGCAGCCGTCACAATCAGATCAAACGTGACGGTGAAGTGTCGTCGGGTGGCCTCCAGTAAGTCATCATCCACGTTGGAGAGAATGCCTAAGGAGAACCTGCCGGCCAACCTCTGCAGGGCGGGGTTCGTGTCGGCAAAGGGTTGCCATTCGGGAAGGCTCCGGGCGAGGAAGCTCGCGCGGTCAAGATCAATGTCCCACCCTAACCGCGCGGCCACTCGTTGTGCCGTCAGCGTCAGCACATCGCGGTAGGGTCGGTATGGCCCCGCTTCGACTGCTGGCTCCTCGATCATATAGGCGGCGATAATGTCGCGGGCATTGAGCGTGCGCCCGGCCCGAGCCGCTTCCGCTTGAAATGCGGCCACAATGCCGCGCTCCCAATCGATGAGGGTACCGTAGCAATCAAAGGTGATGATGTCGAAGGCGGGGAGGCGCATCATCCTTACCTCACTCAGCCTCTCCGATACACGTAAAAGCCTCAGCATGAGGCCAGAAAGCTGTCCCTATGGCGTCAACTGTGTCCTGGACGAACGCGGTCATATAGCCCGTGGCACTCGTCTTTCGCGTGCTGTTATTCAAAACCCATACAGCTCATCGGAGATCAGGGGCTCCAGCCCGAGGGGATGATTGCACTCTCTCCGGCACCAGAAGACGCCACTATTAGGAATTAAGGTCTGGACCGTCCAGCGCATACTCATCTTATATCATCGCAAGGGCAGGCTGTGGTCTGACCAACAACTTCAGAAATCTTGTCGTCCCCGGACCTGCGCTGCCCGCTGGGAGGACGAGCGCCTGTCCAACAACGTCCGAAGCTGTTCCGCGATCTGTCGAGCAAACCGGTATCATACGGACAGCGGTCGCCCTCGACCCGAGTCGCTGATTTCAACGAGCGCCTCAGGATACGGCTCGAAGAAAGTTTGCTCCATGAGATACGTGTTCTCAAACCGGACGACCCAGGCGCGCAAGATGCTGACGACAGCGCTCAGAGGGATCTTTCCCTGACGGTACATCTGAAGGGACTGAAGGAAGAAGGCCTTTTCCTTGCCCGACAGCTTGTCGGAGAAGTACCCCAAGCCATGCTGGAGGACGTTGATAATGGAGGGAGTCCTGGCCGGACGCGCCAACGCGGCCTGGAAGTGCGTACGATATTGTTCGATGACGTCGGCGATGGGCTTCCTTTCCGGATTGGCCACGATGCGACCAAGGTTTCGGAGTTCTTTCTGACTGTAAGCCATCAGGAGGAATTTGTTGGCCGTGTGAAAGCGAATGAGCGCCTTCATCGAAGGCGAGGTGGCGACCGATCGGAGACTCGCCAGCGCAAACAGCTTGGTCAAAAAATGCTCCCGGATTTTGAAATTCGTCAGCCGACCCTCATCCTCGATAGCCACACCGGGAAACCTTTCTAGCACGGCGCGCGCGAAGAAGCCGGATGTCAGCTTAGTGGCGGCGCCCTTCTGGACGCCAAGGTATGCCCTGACATCTTTGATCCCACACGACGGCGAGCGACTCTTCAGAATGAACCCATCAACGGCGTCTAGCGAAGCGAGAAACCGTTGGGCGAAGCGTTGCATCCGATCCGACAGATCTAAGTTGGTGGCTGGTTGAATCAGCCGCTGCTGACCCTTGACGACGATAATGCGTACCGGCTCACGGGGCACGCCCAGGCCGATTTCCATTTCGGGGCAAACGGGTATGAGTGTGACATAGGGCGCAAGTTGTTTGACGAAGCTGTTGGGTATGACCTGCCCGTCGAACCGGCAGGGTTGAAGTTCAAGGCACTGACTCAGCACCACAACAGGTTTGGCGAAGTCTCTCATCTTTCCCTTCTCGAGGAATACCCCAGGAGCGTACGCCTCCAGCGTGCTCGTTGAGCTAGCCCCACACGGGCGCTCCCGGATTTTCCTCGTTCGTGGCCAACATCCGGTTCATGAGTGATGCCAGTGACGTTCCCGGGGTGCGCAGGTCTCCCGCCTGCTTCTTCTTCAACGAGCGCGGGCCGGAAGCCCGTGCTCCCATGTCTTCATCTTCATGGATTGCACTCGCACATGGATGATTCCCTGGATGAAACTGCCGGCTCGCCTGAGCGAGCAGCAGCGCCGCGAATGGGGCTGATTCCTTCTAGCACCTCCCTTCTTCAAGTCCAGTGCGCGGTCATTGAGAGTCGAGGCTCCGTTAACCCGCAAAATCAACCGCAATGCGCCGATTAAGAATCCTACCCCTTTCCACCGTCAATGGAATCGCACATTATCAAGCCCGTCCAAGCAAGTCAAGCTGGAGGCGCTCGCTGAGTAAATCAGCAAAGGTTTGGAGGACGCACCCATGTGTTGGGTGGGCCGTCTAGGCCACCTCAGTGCCAAACAAGGAGAGCGCCACCAAATCGGCCAAGCCTCGTCAACTGCGCTTAAGCGCCCGTCCCCTGATCGTTCATCGAGGCTCTCGTACATTTTTCGTCAAGCAGGAGGCCCGTTCCTTCAATCCGTTGCGCGAGTCAGGACATCTTCAGCTTGGAAGCGAAAATCTTCCGTTTTTTTCCGCAGTGAGGATCCGAAGCCACCGCCGGGCCCGAGCACCCCAGGCGCTGTGCGTCGCATGCCTGGTACCACGCGTTCTGGGCAACGCCGGCTAATCTCTGTCCTTGCGTGGCCGCGTGACTGGCTGCTTCCGTCTGCATCCGGCGCAGTTTCCCGTCTCTGCTCGGTTAACCGCCCGTGCTCAATCTCACCGTCGCGTGGGTAGACGGAGGGGATCACCCTGGCATACGAGCACTGGTGAACCCAACGGACTGGCATGCATAAATGCCTAACGCATCTGTCCTCGAGATGTATGGCCAAAGACAGGAGAGGAACTGTCAGATAAACGCTTCTGTGCGTGACTGACCGGTACGCCCTGTCAGATCTCGCAGAGGTGCCTGATCCTGAGGGACCTTGTTCCGAAGGTAGAAATGACGTCTCGGTCTCAGGTATAATCACTGCCCTTATGAATGAGTCTGCCATGTGTTGCATGATCCTCCTGCATTGCCCAACCGCTGGCGGACCGTCAAAACACAGGCTATCCATTACAAGGGAGGTTCGCTATGATTAACCGAGCACTCGTAGAATGGATCGAGGAGGTAGCGAAACTGACTACGCCCGAGCGCATTCACTGGTGCGACGGATCGGAGGCGGAAAATGAAGACCTCATCCGGCTCATGTGTAACGACGGCACACTCATCCCGCTGAATCAGCAGAAATACCCCAACTGTTATCTTCATCGCAGCCACCCAAACGATGTCGCTCGCACCGAGCACCTCACCTTCATCTGCACGCCGAACCGTGACGACGCCGGTCCGACCAATAACTGGATGTCGCCCGAAGAGACGCGCGACCGTGTGGGTCGGCTCTACATGGGGTGCATGAAAGGGCGAACGATGTACGTTATTCCTTATCTCATGGGTCCGCCGGGATCACCTTTCAGTGAGGTCGGCGTGGAAGTCACCGACAGTCCTTACGTCGTGGCCAACATGCGGATCATGACGCGTATGGGAAAAGTCGCGTTAGAGCATCTTGGCCCGTCCGACCATTTTGTCCGAGGGCTCCACTCGCTCGGCGATTTGAGCCCGGAACGACGCTACATCTGCCACTTTCCCGAAGAGCGAATGATCTGGAGCATCGGGTCGGGATACGGAGGCAATGCGCTGCTCGGCAAAAAATGTCACTCGCTGCGGATCGCCAGCGTTGAAGCGCGGGACGAAGGCTGGCTGGCTGAGCACATGCTGATTGTGGGAATCGAAGACCCTGAGGGAAACGTCACCTATATCGCCGGCGCATTTCCCAGTGCCTGCGGCAAGACCAATCTGGCGATGCTCATTCCGCCCGAGGCGATGAAAGGTTACAAGGTGTGGACCGTCGGCGATGACATCGCCTGGATGCGGATTGGCCCCGACGGTCGGCTATGGGCCATCAATCCGGAGAGCGGATTTTTCGGCGTCGCTCCGGGAACGAGCTGGAAGACCAATCCAAACGCAATGGTGGCGCTGTCGCGCAATTCGATCTTCACCAACGTGGCACTCACCATGGAGGGAACGCCGTGGTGGGAAGGAATGGGCGAGCCTCCAGCAGAAGCCTATGACTGGCAGGGTCGGCTCTGGCGGCCCGGCAGTAAGGAAAAGGCCGCCCATCCGAATGCACGTTACACGGCTCCGGCGCGTCAGTGCCCTTCGATCTCGCCATACTGGGAGGATCCTCACGGCGTGCCGATCTCGGCGATAATTTTTGGCGGACGTCGGGCGCGCGTGGCCCCTTTGGTCTACGAGGCTTTCAGTTGGCAGCATGGCGTCTTCGTCGGTGCCAGCATGGCCTCGGAAACCACCGCTGCGGCCACCGGCGCAGTCGGCGTCGTCCGACGCGATCCGATGGCCATGCTTCCATTTTGCGGCTACAACATGGCTGATTATTTTCGTCACTGGCTGGAAATCGGTGCGCGCTGCCCGCACCCGCCGAAAATTTTTCACGTCAACTGGTTCCGGACCGACGACGAGGGGAATTTTCTCTGGCCAGGATTTGGCGAGAATCTGCGCGTGCTCAAGTGGATCGTGGATCGCGTCAACGGGCGAAGTGAAGCCACTGAGACGCCGATCGGATTAGTCCCTGCGCCGACGGCTCTGGACCTGGAAGGACTTGCCCTGTCGGCGGAAACGCTGCACCAGCTCCTGCAGGTGGATCGCGGTGCCTGGCGAGAAGAAGCCGATGCCATTGCCGCCTTTTTCCGCCAGTTCGGTGACCGCTTGCCAGAACCCCTGTGGGAGGAGCACCGCCAGCTCCTTGCGCGCCTCGGCTAGGATATCGAGGTCTGCCGATGGGTAGAGCGTCAACCATCTTCGCCCTGTGTATTCACAGCGGCGCCTGCATGATGTGGCGCTACACACGGTGTCCTCCCCCCGAGGCCGTCGGTACGAAATGGAGCGATACACCCGGAATCACACCTTGACAGTAATCAAGGTGAGGGTGAACAGGCGAAGAACTCATTGCGCAAAAAGCAGAGCAAGGGCGGGCCGATTGCCCGTTGTCGCCAGAACCAACCATAAGCTACGCCGAAGAAGGAGAACTCATCGGTTGGATATCGGCAAGCTAAAGCACTTGTGGTTTGGACATCTCACGGAGTTCAATCTTATGACGTTGACTGCCGCCAAGGGCGTAAGGCAAGCCGGACTTGACATTTCGCTCCATTATTCCGAAAATAGGCGAGAAACGTGCATGAATAATCAGAGTTTGCTCAAAAATGTGAGTAGATACTTCGAAATCGCTCAGAAAGCGGCAGTCAGCGGATCTTTGCCACAGGAGAACGGACGATGGCCTTACTGGACTGGTTGGTGATTGCCGCTTACTTTGGTGTCGTTCTGGGGCTGGCCTGGTGGGTGATCCGCCGGGGTCGAGAGACGGCCGATGACTACTTTCTGGCCAGCCGGAATTTGAGCTGGTTCATCATCGGGGCTTCGATCTTTGCGTCAAACATCGGATCGGAGCATCTGGTCGGGCTCGCCGGAGCGGGAGCGACAAGCGGTGTGGCGCTGGCCCACTATGAGCTTCATGCCTGGTGTTTGCTCGTGCTGGCCTGGGTGTTGGTTCCGTTTTATATTCGCTCGCGCGTCTTCACCATGCCGGAGTTTCTGGAGAAACGGTTCTCACCGACGGCTCGATGGGTGCTTTCGATCATCTCACTCGTCGCGTATGTTCTCACCAAGATCGCCGTGGGCATTTTTGCCGGTGGAGTTGTCTTCAGCACGTTGTTGCCGGAGATAGAACTCCGCCTGGGCGGATGGACGTTCAACAGTTTCTGGGTGGGATCGTTTTTGGTCGTGATTCTGACGGGCATTTACACAGTGCTGGGTGGATTGCGAGCCGTCGCCTATACCGAAGCGTTACAAACGATCATATTCGTTGCGGGGTCGGCAACGTTGACCATATTTGGATTGATGAAACTCGGTGGCTGGTCGGAATTGCGGGCGGCGCTCGATCCCGACCTGTTCAACCTGTGGAAGCCGCTGGTTCCGCCGGGAGTGGAGGCGACCTGGGAACCGGTGAAGGAGCCGGGACGGATGGCCTGGTATTTCAACGATAATTTCCCTTGGGTGGGGATGCTCTTCTGTGCCCCGATTATCGGATTGTGGTACTGGTGCACGGATCAATACATCGTGCAGCGGGCGCTCGGTGCCCCGAATGAACGGGAAGCACGGCGCGGTAGCATCTGCGCGGCTTTTTTGAAGTTGCTGCCGGTGTTCATCTTCATTATTCCCGGCATGATCTGGCTGGCGCTGGCCAAGACGGGTCGGGTTCCCGAATTCGCCTCAATGGTTGATGGCAACGGCAATCCCGTCAACGAGTACGCTCAGGCGGCGTTTCCCCTGATGGTCAAATATGTTCTCCCGACGGGCGTGCGGGGGCTCGTCGTCGCGGGACTGTTAGCGGCGCTGATGAGTTCGCTCGCTGGCGTCTTCAATGCGAGTTCGACGCTCTTCACCATTGACCTTTATCAAAAGCTCCGTCCGACGGCATCGCAGCAACAACTGGTGTGGGTGGGCCGCGTGGCCACGGCGATCATGGTTTTGATCGGCCTCGTCTGGATTCCCGTCATTCAAGGGGCGAAGGGGTTATACGTTTATTTGCAAGGCGTCCAGGCTTATCTCGCGCCGCCGATCTTCGTGGTTTTCTTTTTCGGTGTTTTCATGAAGCGGCTTAACGGCGCCGGGTGTCTGGCTGCTTTGATCGTCGGATTCTTCCTCGGAATTTTTCGTCTCATCGTGGACACGCCGGTGAGTTTGAAGCTTGCCGGATTCGAACAGGGGTACCCGGAAGGATCTTTCTTCTGGTTCGTCAACAACATTTATTTCCAGTACTACAGCCTCTTCATCTTTCTGGTGTCTGTTGCCGTCATGATCGGTGTGAGCTATCTCACCAAGCCGCCCGCGCCGGAGCGGATCATCGGCCTCACCTATGCGACGCTCACGGAGGAACACAAGCGGGAATCTCGGATGAGCTGGAATCATTGGGATGTGATTAGCTCCGTTGTGGTGCTGCTGTTCATCCTGGCCG
The genomic region above belongs to Blastocatellia bacterium and contains:
- a CDS encoding HAD-IA family hydrolase, which codes for MMRLPAFDIITFDCYGTLIDWERGIVAAFQAEAARAGRTLNARDIIAAYMIEEPAVEAGPYRPYRDVLTLTAQRVAARLGWDIDLDRASFLARSLPEWQPFADTNPALQRLAGRFSLGILSNVDDDLLEATRRHFTVTFDLIVTAAQVKSYKPAPAHFREAMARAGTKKLLHAAQSYFHDVMPAARLGIPVVWINRKGERVSHGGPMPICEVRDLTELADLLGC
- a CDS encoding DUF523 and DUF1722 domain-containing protein; amino-acid sequence: MRDFAKPVVVLSQCLELQPCRFDGQVIPNSFVKQLAPYVTLIPVCPEMEIGLGVPREPVRIIVVKGQQRLIQPATNLDLSDRMQRFAQRFLASLDAVDGFILKSRSPSCGIKDVRAYLGVQKGAATKLTSGFFARAVLERFPGVAIEDEGRLTNFKIREHFLTKLFALASLRSVATSPSMKALIRFHTANKFLLMAYSQKELRNLGRIVANPERKPIADVIEQYRTHFQAALARPARTPSIINVLQHGLGYFSDKLSGKEKAFFLQSLQMYRQGKIPLSAVVSILRAWVVRFENTYLMEQTFFEPYPEALVEISDSGRGRPLSV
- a CDS encoding phosphoenolpyruvate carboxykinase (GTP), with protein sequence MINRALVEWIEEVAKLTTPERIHWCDGSEAENEDLIRLMCNDGTLIPLNQQKYPNCYLHRSHPNDVARTEHLTFICTPNRDDAGPTNNWMSPEETRDRVGRLYMGCMKGRTMYVIPYLMGPPGSPFSEVGVEVTDSPYVVANMRIMTRMGKVALEHLGPSDHFVRGLHSLGDLSPERRYICHFPEERMIWSIGSGYGGNALLGKKCHSLRIASVEARDEGWLAEHMLIVGIEDPEGNVTYIAGAFPSACGKTNLAMLIPPEAMKGYKVWTVGDDIAWMRIGPDGRLWAINPESGFFGVAPGTSWKTNPNAMVALSRNSIFTNVALTMEGTPWWEGMGEPPAEAYDWQGRLWRPGSKEKAAHPNARYTAPARQCPSISPYWEDPHGVPISAIIFGGRRARVAPLVYEAFSWQHGVFVGASMASETTAAATGAVGVVRRDPMAMLPFCGYNMADYFRHWLEIGARCPHPPKIFHVNWFRTDDEGNFLWPGFGENLRVLKWIVDRVNGRSEATETPIGLVPAPTALDLEGLALSAETLHQLLQVDRGAWREEADAIAAFFRQFGDRLPEPLWEEHRQLLARLG
- a CDS encoding sodium:solute symporter, with the translated sequence MALLDWLVIAAYFGVVLGLAWWVIRRGRETADDYFLASRNLSWFIIGASIFASNIGSEHLVGLAGAGATSGVALAHYELHAWCLLVLAWVLVPFYIRSRVFTMPEFLEKRFSPTARWVLSIISLVAYVLTKIAVGIFAGGVVFSTLLPEIELRLGGWTFNSFWVGSFLVVILTGIYTVLGGLRAVAYTEALQTIIFVAGSATLTIFGLMKLGGWSELRAALDPDLFNLWKPLVPPGVEATWEPVKEPGRMAWYFNDNFPWVGMLFCAPIIGLWYWCTDQYIVQRALGAPNEREARRGSICAAFLKLLPVFIFIIPGMIWLALAKTGRVPEFASMVDGNGNPVNEYAQAAFPLMVKYVLPTGVRGLVVAGLLAALMSSLAGVFNASSTLFTIDLYQKLRPTASQQQLVWVGRVATAIMVLIGLVWIPVIQGAKGLYVYLQGVQAYLAPPIFVVFFFGVFMKRLNGAGCLAALIVGFFLGIFRLIVDTPVSLKLAGFEQGYPEGSFFWFVNNIYFQYYSLFIFLVSVAVMIGVSYLTKPPAPERIIGLTYATLTEEHKRESRMSWNHWDVISSVVVLLFILAAYLYFTG